From a region of the Helianthus annuus cultivar XRQ/B chromosome 5, HanXRQr2.0-SUNRISE, whole genome shotgun sequence genome:
- the LOC110942417 gene encoding MADS-box protein SVP: MAREKIKIRKIDNITARQVTFSKRRRGLLKKAEELAVLCDADVALVIFSATGKLFEYASSSMPELLEKYKLHSNNNVVDKVDDSLNLQLQESDQTRMGKELLDKNRELSQLRGEDLHGLTLEELQRLETLLEGGLNRVIRTKDERISNEISTLQQKGFRLMEENKHLKQQMLTLTSNGKRPRTRGVELDNVATNPDDQGQSSDSVTTNVCSCSSGPPPEDDCSDTALKLALPFN; encoded by the exons ATGGCGAGAGAGAAGATAAAAATAAGGAAGATAGATAATATAACAGCAAGACAGGTGACTTTTTCCAAGAGAAGAAGAGGGCTTCTGAAGAAAGCTGAAGAGCTCGCCGTGCTTTGTGATGCCGATGTCGCTTTGGTCATCTTCTCAGCAACCGGAAAACTGTTTGAGTATGCAAGTTCAAG CATGCCAGAGTTGCTAGAAAAATATAAGCTTCATTCAAATAATAACGTCGTAGATAAAGTTGACGATTCACTGAACCTGCAG CTCCAGGAGAGTGATCAGACAAGGATGGGAAAAGAGTTGCTTGACAAGAATCGCGAACTAAG TCAACTACGCGGTGAGGATCTTCATGGACTTACTCTAGAGGAACTTCAGAGGTTGGAGACACTGCTGGAAGGAGGGCTTAATCGTGTGATTCGAACAAAG GATGAACGGATTTCAAACGAGATATCGACTCTTCAACAAAag GGTTTTCGGTTGATGGAAGAGAACAAGCACTTGAAACAACAA ATGCTGACTTTGACTTCAAATGGCAAGAGGCCACGGACAAGGGGTGTTGAGTTGGATAATGTGGCAACTAACCCTGATGATCAAGGGCAGTCGTCGGATTCTGTCACTACTAACGTATGCAGCTGCAGCAGTGGACCTCCTCCCGAGGATGATTGTTCTGATACTGCTCTCAAACTAGC GTTACCGTTTAACTAA